tagaaaaacGGTAATTTGAAAAGCAACCCGTTATATATCATTCAATTAAACCGATACTTCTGATATTCCAAATTTCATTGCCAAATCCTAACAACAGATTACCAATATGACATGATATACAACTAACCACTAGAAGTTAAATATTTGGTTTCACATTTACAACATATTTGGTGTTGTAAATGATTATAGGAATTTTCCAACATTAATACCAGAAAgcaatcatcattattcaTTAATCACACATAACATACCCCAGACATCATTGAACATATCAATACCAATGTATCACGTGAGTAATCACATGTCTAGTATCAATCcgctctttttttttttttttttttttttgttcgcTTGTACACTTTGATTTTGCTAGATTTTCGTTTCTTTAATGagaacgaaaaaaaaaaaaaacaaacgtATATCGAACCAGAATATTCCAAAGTCCGTTTCCttataataacaacaagagGACCCCATACCATAAATACtcaaattaattcattatgGCAACAGGAGCACCAGGTATGTTATATAAACCATATCAATAAACTTTAtctatttatttgtttatatacTAACAGTTctgggtttttttttttttttttttaggaGGTAATTTCCGAACATGGACTCCAACACCACCAGAACGAGGGTCATTCCCATTAGATCATGATGGTGAATGTAAAGAGTATATGatgaaatatttatcatGTATGAAATTTACTGAGAATAAAAATGCTCCAAATTGTCGAATATTAGCtaaacaatatttaaaatGTCGAATggataatcaattgatggAAAAATCTGATTGGGATTCTTTaggattaattaatttacctggtgaaaaagattttgaatttgatcatcatattaataataaattacatGATAAACATGATGGTGATGTTAGTCCtaacaataaatcaattgtgAGTTCTAATAcgaaaaaataaaacaaattttccCAAATAATCATAGCCCCATACTAT
This is a stretch of genomic DNA from Candida dubliniensis CD36 chromosome 1, complete sequence. It encodes these proteins:
- a CDS encoding copper metallochaperone, required for cytochrome c oxidase assembly, putative (spliced gene), which codes for MATGAPGGNFRTWTPTPPERGSFPLDHDGECKEYMMKYLSCMKFTENKNAPNCRILAKQYLKCRMDNQLMEKSDWDSLGLINLPGEKDFEFDHHINNKLHDKHDGDVSPNNKSIVSSNTKK